A window of Malania oleifera isolate guangnan ecotype guangnan chromosome 2, ASM2987363v1, whole genome shotgun sequence genomic DNA:
TCTCTTTAGGGGTTCATTTGTAATTCCATGCATCTTCAGGGTTTTATAAGTAACTTTTTATAATgcaggctttcttataaatagggtatGCGAGCCATTTGGAAGTTAgtttttgatgaatttgaatagAGAAGTGAACATGAGTTTTCCCCAATTGCATCTCTtccttgcttcttcttcttcttacccctcctctccctatccttCCCTGCATAATACCTTTACTCTGTCCCATTCATCACccttctctctctatttctcttccAATTTCTTTCCTGGCAGCACTGCCTCATCCTTGCCACTGCCACCACATCAATCTGTCACTGGGCCCAATATTGCCTTTGCAGTAGTCATTGAGAAGCCACTGTGCGCATTTTGAGGTATCTCAAAGACATGCAAAGGTCATGTTTGGTTCACAAAATAGCTACTCCTTGGGATAAGATGGAATACAATGAGAAATATGGGATTAGAGGTCATAGACATTCCTTGATATATTTCTTATTGTTTCATTCAATATATAATGAGAAAAGAATAGACATTcccatggtgaaatttgggaatagttattccttgtctattccaTACTATGGATTCATAAAAAGTTTCACTTTGCTATTTGCtttatagtaacaacataatttAACCTAAtataactaatctattcctaGAAATAGGCATTTTGCGAACCAAACGTGTATAAGAATATGGTCATGCAACTCATGCTTAAATTGAATGTCAATTAGGATGGATCTACAGAAGGAAGTCCAATATCGGACATTGTATATTAGTTGAAGACAAAAGCAAGAAGCAAAATGTTGTAGCAAGGCCCAGCATCAAAGTAGAGAGCCATGGCAAATACTATTAGTGAATTGGAAAGGTCGAAgcatataataaaagaacttcggTTTGAACTTCCTCAGTCTATGAGTTTGATGTGTGAAATAAAGCTCTCTACTATAACCATTGTTTCATGAGAGGATAAAGCATTGAGGTTGATTgtcatttaaaaggaaaatttaacACAAAATATGAATTGCATATCACATGTCAAAAATCATAGGAACAATTAACGTTTGGGTGGCTCTAGAGTGAGtgatatttttaacaagctaggCACACCATATATGTTCCTGCTTCAGAAAGATGCTATTAATAAATAATTACTTGAGGACATTATTGTAATATCTCACAAGTCAAATATAAGCCTGATATATTGTAAGAGAAGTGAAAGCCTTTTCTTCCCTCTACCTCTTGCTAAGTTCCCCTCTCTCTCACTCGCATGTGCACGCgcattttattttcccttatttatTGGTTATCATTAACAAATGATGTTGAGTGTAGCAAGTGTGCATGGAAATGCAACCCCTAGTTTTTGCAAAAGCCTTGAGTACAAGTCTATAAATGAGCAGCCAAAAAACAATTAACGACCATAAGGTATCCAAAAGTAGTCATTTTCATTCATTGGATTGGACCGATGATCCATAAGGAGATGAATGTAATACCTTGATTTGCTCATATTCTCTAACTGCACAACATTTAGCATCCTCAGTAACTCTTACGGATTCTTTCAACTCTTCCATCTTGCGAATCCTTGTCCTGTCACCACCAAATATATTGGATGATGCAGCTTCAAGTTTTTCCACCCTTGCATGTAATGAAGACAGTTCTGACATAACAGTCTGAACTGTCAATAAAGCACTTGAGCGATCCGAGAATGCACTGTGGACAGCTAACATCAACCCAAGATATTCATGAAGCGTATCCTGCagtatttatataataaaacagCATGATTATGACCAATGCTAAAGCTTCTTTTCACAGCATAAATTCTTCCACGAAGGATGCCATAATCTAAGTTCGGAAAGTTGGCAAATGAAAGTTGATCATACAATCATgggcaaattttaaaattccaaacaTATTATTCATGgccgaaaaaaaataaaataaaataaaaaataaaaaataaaaaataaaaaaggaaagctTTAGGATTTACCAAATGTCTAACTGTTTGTGAATTTAATTCCCGATATAATCTGCTTGCTTTGACAGCAGCTGTTGCCACGCCCTTCATCTCAGCTGCTCTTATACGTTGAGAGTTAAGCATGGCTGTCTCGTTTTCAAATTTTGTCAGTTTAATAAATGCCAATCCCAATTCTCCCATTGTTTCTCCAATATCTTGCTGAGCTTTGACAAGTGATTCAGCCTGAACAGGTAAAAACATGAGAAAAATACCCAATTATGATATCATCATAacttaatgaaataaataaaaagtgaGCAGCGACGACGAACAAGACATATAAACCACCTGCTGAGATGCATTGCTAAGTTGCTGCTCGAGATTGTGAACCTTCTCTTTCTTTTCTAGGAATTCCTTATCTTCCTCAATCACCTGCGGCCTCAAACCTCCCCAGTCATTTGCCACCGACTGCTTCAATTCCTTGAAGATCCTCAACAAATCCCTCCCTCCTTTTGCTGGCTGCAACACCTCATGCAGAGCAACTGCACTCCCAGAATCCCCAAACAACTGCTTTGGAAGCTTTGCAGCACCATCAAGCATCCTTGATGCCACATCCGTGCTATTTAGCAATGGAAGCTTCCCTTGCACCTGTAAAAACACCCTCAATTCATCACTCTTCTTAATCACGGGATGCGCAGCCAATCTCCTCAGGTACTTCTCTAATGCCACTCTCCTCTGCTCCACAAATTCTTGCTTATGCATCACTTGGCTCTCCACCACATTCTTATCTGGCCTTGGTGGAATCAAAAACCCTCTGAACGATTCCGATAACCTGTCAGACAATGTCACTACATCTTTAAACCTTCTGCGAACACTAAACTCCGATCCCCCAAACTCCGGCATATTCGTCCTCGTCGTAATCAGGTATGTTACGTAGGTATTTCCCCCAGGCACAATCGAATTTGAAGTTTCCTGCTCTTTCTGAGGATTCGATACGGCAATATTCAAATATTCGGAACTCGACGACGGCAATCTCGACAAAACAATCGAATTTTCCGATTCTCGCGAAGGGCTTTCGACGCCGTTGCCATTATCGCCCTGAAATGAGCTAAAAACTACGTCCACATAAGACGAAGGTTCTATGTAGGAATTATCAGGTGCATTAGGTTTTTCGAGCTCCCGAAAAGGCGGTGACGGAGGCGGCGGCGATAGCAACGGATCGGAATCAGCTGGAGTCGCGACCATCGGCGGCGACAAAGGGTGGTGCGTGTCGGAAAGCGACGACATGGCGCTTCTATAGCTAACATAAGATTTCCCGTTCAACGGCTCTTCGTCGAGAACGAGAGGCTCCATTTCCTCTCTCGATGAGCCCTTGATCTCGGAGCTCATCGTCTTATTCGAATCGTAGACGAACTCAACAACgcaattaaaaatcaaaatctaTACCTGTCTTTTGAGACCTCCTGGATTAACAAACTGCAAGTATAACGATTAAAATGGAGGACATCAGTGTCGCGTGATCCTATGGTATTGAACTACCGATTGGAGAACAGATATTCCGTGCAGAGGTGCTGCGGAGAAGACCACTGGTTCATGCGTCCGAAGAGGACAGAAAGCACGACAATGtccagaagaaaaagaaaaagacgaAGAGTAAAGCTTGCGTCTTGACAATGGTGGAACGAGAAAATAGTGGACGAGCATGTGGAATTTGCAAGTCGCAGTCGGGAAATTTGGATTGAAGGATAGAGGGCTCCCGGTGTTGAAACGTAACACTCGACCGCCGCGATTGTCTTTTTGGTCAACCGGTGACCAAAAAGATACTTATAATTTACGGTAAATTTCATAAATCCCAATTTATTAACATTCAATTTTGCACCTAACTTAACTTAAATTGTGACTCATATTTAGTGACAGAATTGATCATAGAGATttgaataaagaaataaaaaaagagaagCCTTCAATTTATTCTAAATTCAATCTCAAAGTCAGGATATTGACAAATAAAGGTCAAAGAAAGAGTAATAACTCTTACAACCTTCACAATGCTAATTGACATTTTCGCATGGCAAGTTATGTCATTTGGATTGAAAAATGTCCCAGAAATCTTCCAGAGAATGAAGGATAAAACGTTTGAATGAATGATTGGATTGGTTgcaatttatattgaatatttagTAAAAATACTATGGATCATTTAGAACATTTGAGGTAGGTGGCACAAGTGTTCAGAAATGAATGAATGGTTCTTTCAGAAAGAAAAATCATTCGGATGCAACCTTGAATTAAATTTTTAGGTCTAAAAATTCAAGGAAGTGAAGAGAAACTTCAATCGCATATAGCAAAAAGACTATGCAAATTTCCTAATGAACTCAAAGATAGAAGGCAATGTCAATACTTTCTAagaatatttaattatattagaaaatttataaaaaaattggcagaaaatgcaacatcaattcaaaaatatgttttagttaaaaattatttgaattggACTTCAAATGATACTGAAGTAGTAAAGGCCTTAAAGAAAGAAGttcaaaatttgtcaaaattagaATATCCAGACGgtacaaaattaaatataattttggaAACCGATGCTTCAGATGTTGCATGGGGTTGTGTTTTAAAGATCATAAAGATTGATAAAACATAACACTTTAGCAGATATTAGAGTGGATGTTTTAATGAAGCAGAACTTAATTACCCAGTTCATGAAAATGAGTTGTTAAGAGTCCTTAAAAGAATTAGGGCTAATGAACTTTTCTTGGGTAAACCATTTATTGTTAAAACAGATAGTTCTTATGTAAAGCACTTCATGAGAATTAAATTAAAATGATACATTCAAACAAGATTGGTTAGATAGAGAAATGAGTTACACTATTACTCCTTTAATATAAAACATATTAAAGGAAGAGATAATATTATTACTGATACTCTAACCAGATATTTGAATTCTTGCAGATCTAATGGCAAGCAGTAGCAGTAGCACTAGCAGTAGCAGTCATTCCAAATGTCTGATTTGTCAGGAAAGGCATAAGGTGGCAGATTGCTCAGTTACTAGATTTGTTGACAAACAAATACAAATAACTTTCAACTCTAGAAAGCGAGAAGGAAGTAGCAAAGAAAGAAGAAGCGTTTCTCATAAGAGAGAACGACTAGTTCCAGTTCTGGAATAGAACCAGATGAAGAAGGGAAGCTCGTCTATGAGGGATGACAGACCCAGAGAGTCATATTCAGTGTTTCGTCTGCAACCAATATGGACATTACAGCACCCAGTGCATCCAGAACCCTAGAACCAGGAAGATAAAAGGAGAAGGCAGGTAGAGAAATGACTCAGTTGCAATCAACAAAAATGTTTCAGAATTAAAGAAGGATAAAGAAACAATCGAAGTTGATTTTGTTATCGAAGATTTTCTAGGAAGGACTTCAAAAATctcaaaagaaaagagaaatttgCTAGAAGGGATAATTAACAGTCCAGTAATTACAACAAATACATCTTTTTCAGTTAATCTTAGAGAAGTGGTAGAAATATTGGAAGAATTTGAATCAATTATTTCAGAAAAGCTTCAGGATTGTTAACAGGGGAAGTACATCTGAGCTCATTCATCAACAGATTAAACTCAATGTTGAAATGGAGATTCAGTTGAAGAAATACAATTTTACTACCAACGTGATAGTAAGTATTTCAAAGTATCCAGAATTGAAGCAGTTTTGGATGAGAAGTGGTTTGTGTATTCCAAAATTATACATTCCCATAAATATAAACCCTGAACTGCTAATAGCAGTGCAAAAGGTCTTAAGGACAGGAGAAGTCCAGTTTTTTTTATTCAACAAAACAAGACAAGCTTTTGATTTCCTACCAGCAATGGTAAAACATGTGCTAAACTTCACTAATCCAGGACGGTTATGGTAGATTGGCTACATTGAACCAATCAAAATGAAATTAAGAAAAGTtttgttttggaattttttttctaGAAGATTGGAAGGACGAAGCAGTCTCAAATTTTCATGAAGAAAAACCAGACTGGGAGGATTTCCAAAAACACTGGAAATTCTATGAATTGGTTCAGAATTTATGGGGAATTTATCTTCTAGAAGCTAGGATGACTTTAGATTGTATATTCTTCACAGATCATGAAATTTTGATTGCTATTGAAGGAAAGTTTAGAAATTTGAAGAAGCAAATTTAGCAGAATTTGTTATTGGagcaaagaaaataattaatcaaattaaaaacTGGCAGCATCATCTTCCTTCAACCCAGGCCATGAAGAGCGATCTTCAGATTATACTTGTAGAGTTAGCAAGAAAGCAGTACAATGAAGAAATCATTAGTACTTTGAAAGATCTCTGAAGGAGAACAAGATGAACGGCTCAGATGATAGTCCAGGTGTCATCATATCTCACGCTAGACTGAGCGGACTACTCATAAgggttatatcagacatttttcCAAAACCATATCATATCTCAGGCCTCGTCGAAAGGGCAATCCGACGGGTCATATCTTTTGTTGTTTAGTCAAAAGTTACTTTATTAAAATGTCAGTAGTTTATTTTATTTGAAGGTGAGTCAACAAGCATGTGTTGTcccctcttttcttttttaaagtaAGTGAGTCAGCAAAGCATGTGTTGTCGCTTCCTTTATCCTTTTAGCTTTTGCTTTATGTCAGACATCTGCTTTTAAGAAAACAAGTTGTGCTTACCCATTAGCAGTCACTTGCTATACAAGGGAGCTCCGACCCTTGTGTTCGGGGAGGGAAAATTAAGAAACATTAATATAAGTCTATTCAGTTCAAGAGATCTATCTCGTCTTAAGTCTTTCTTTCTATTctagaatagtgtggttgcactatctcaatcagtagcaatggtatcgtgctctcatCACATCTAGTCCTCatggttcttaaatcatataatgcaatttaagtaataaaaaactCATTTCGTAATTTAGTATAAAACTTGTCGTATCAAAACCCAGCATACAGCCGTCACATCAAAACCCAGCATACAGTTGTTATATCAAACCTGGCATACAGCCGTCTTATCAAACCCGATATACAATCGTCTTATCAAAACCCTGTATACAATCGTCATATCAATCTCGGCATTCAACCGTCATTTCAAATTTTCACCATTTCcaccacatttccagtatttccatcaatcagtataaatcacatttccatCGTATAATACTATAAAAAAAACTAAGATTCAATGGTGTAATAACATATAAATAATTCTTATGCCACACGACTTTTAATTGATAAATCATGATATACTACACTGCTtgggaaatatatatttttgctaaaaACTAGGTTTGGTCATCTTCATAATTTTTACTCAGAtcaaaatacccatttaataaggaaaaggaagatgatcaaccctactcactttggtttttccccaaatacgtataataagTAAAATTATCAGTTTCATATACCTGAatcattcataaaatcatatataacatacaCGAGTCGAGTTTA
This region includes:
- the LOC131149239 gene encoding sorting nexin 2A-like translates to MSSEIKGSSREEMEPLVLDEEPLNGKSYVSYRSAMSSLSDTHHPLSPPMVATPADSDPLLSPPPPSPPFRELEKPNAPDNSYIEPSSYVDVVFSSFQGDNGNGVESPSRESENSIVLSRLPSSSSEYLNIAVSNPQKEQETSNSIVPGGNTYVTYLITTRTNMPEFGGSEFSVRRRFKDVVTLSDRLSESFRGFLIPPRPDKNVVESQVMHKQEFVEQRRVALEKYLRRLAAHPVIKKSDELRVFLQVQGKLPLLNSTDVASRMLDGAAKLPKQLFGDSGSAVALHEVLQPAKGGRDLLRIFKELKQSVANDWGGLRPQVIEEDKEFLEKKEKVHNLEQQLSNASQQAESLVKAQQDIGETMGELGLAFIKLTKFENETAMLNSQRIRAAEMKGVATAAVKASRLYRELNSQTVRHLDTLHEYLGLMLAVHSAFSDRSSALLTVQTVMSELSSLHARVEKLEAASSNIFGGDRTRIRKMEELKESVRVTEDAKCCAVREYEQIKENNRSELERFDRERRDDFLNMLKGFVSNQVGYAEKIGNVWAKIAEETSGYAKESM